In Macadamia integrifolia cultivar HAES 741 chromosome 13, SCU_Mint_v3, whole genome shotgun sequence, one DNA window encodes the following:
- the LOC122059182 gene encoding uncharacterized protein LOC122059182 — MALRPLFLAETATLIALLTLGSTDALGSAGSSKAISGLRDATVKALGLQANDLKISGFDISDALVGHSVAYEFDIEIDKKVLPVKLLEDVNRWEYVDLPIFRTEDPSVSGHDHSSLVERKPDDRVSPVLPPFQLAGPMEIWIQDAKDMRLSLPHDVDAGVLKKVVLADGAVVSVKGARSVSLRHPLDLPLPLNQSQGSFASALLTLADRLRHSSRTQKEQPLSLRIVGPTSLTSSPFSSDSKLKLKRLAPGLVELSSQSRTKGIQAVSTVDGEEAGEPTILLTPDRFNTMWPVTSINGSNPNLQGFEALLLSVLGDKANKEGSFRLLKADVSAQTFVKLSFGLEKALKEGGEEINWEAFPEWRTRPESVKMQFEVLAKVDGEKVVPEKVVPVKPIEFQDSTATHVLTGNVTMSKVPVFHAPSDPFTL, encoded by the exons ATGGCTCTTCGACCTCTGTTTCTAGCAGAAACTGCAACTCTCATCGCCTTACTAACACTTGGATCAACCGATGCTCTGGGTTCCGCAGGAAGTTCGAAGGCGATTTCC GGTCTACGGGATGCGACAGTTAAGGCATTAGGGCTTCAAGCCAATGACCTCAAGATTTCTGGTTTCGATATCAGCGACGCCTTGGTTGGGCATTCTGTAGCTTACGAGTTCGATATTGAGATAGACAAGAAGGTTCTTCCTGTTAAACTGCTCGAGGACGTTAATCGATGGGAATACGTGGATTTGCCCATCTTTCGTACCGAAGATCCTTCGGTATCAGGTCATGACCATAGCAGCTTGGTCGAGCGGAAACCGGACGATCGTGTGTCTCCGGTTTTACCTCCCTTTCAGCTGGCCGGACCTATGGAAATCTGGATTCAGGACGCCAAAGATATGAGGCTTTCCTTGCCG CATGATGTCGATGCCGGCGTGTTGAAGAAGGTGGTCTTAGCAGATGGTGCAGTGGTGTCGGTTAAGGGCGCCAGATCCGTAAGCTTGCGGCACCCTCTCGACCTCCCACTTCCCCTGAACCAATCTCAGGGGAGTTTCGCGTCTGCTCTGCTAACCCTAGCAGATCGTCTCCGCCACAGCTCACGCACGCAGAAGGAACAGCCCCTGTCACTCCGCATAGTCGGGCCGACATCCCTCACTTCTTCGCCCTTTTCTTCTGATAGCAAGTTGAAGCTCAAGCGTCTGGCCCCGGGCCTAGTGGAGCTATCCTCACAGTCCAGAACTAAGGGAATTCAAGCCGTCTCCACCGTCGATGGAGAAGAGGCAGGCGAGCCAACAATACTCCTGACACCCGATCGATTCAACACAATGTGGCCTGTCACGTCCATCAATGGATCAAATCCCAACCTGCAAGGATTTGAGGCGCTGCTTCTCTCTGTCCTGGGTGACAAAGCTAACAAGGAAGGATCGTTCAGGTTGTTGAAGGCGGATGTTTCAGCCCAGACTTTTGTTAAGTTGAGCTTTGGGTTAGAGAAGGCACTAAAGGAAGGTGGAGAAGAAATTAATTGGGAAGCTTTCCCTGAATGGCGGACTAGGCCGGAGTCAGTGAAGATGCAGTTTGAGGTGTTGGCTAAGGTAGATGGGGAGAAGGTTGTGCCCGAGAAGGTGGTGCCTGTTAAACCCATTGAATTCCAAGATTCCACAGCTACTCACGTGCTTACAGGGAACGTCACCATGTCCAAGGTTCCTGTCTTTCATGCTCCTTCTGATCCCTTCACCTTATGA